In Lujinxingia litoralis, a single window of DNA contains:
- a CDS encoding protein kinase domain-containing protein: MGRTQRLAQPEAFAKYQLVARLAHGHMGDVYKAKSLGVEGFEKILCVKVIHPGFAAAPDFVNILIEEAKRAVALSHANIAQVLDLGREEQRQQFYVAVEYINGMDLARALKLSRASGQRWSQEMSVFIASEVAKGLDYAHRRKDFNFNNLNILHRSLRPENVMLSYDGEVKITDFGLSRAMALIEPIDDHDVLKRVLYASPEVMRGEPHTRQSDIFGLGLMLYEMLAGAHPYAHPDIEEVRRRARAAQIPAVSESLELPRPLQQILESMLVPDPSGRAQSAGQLYEELIGYLFGNNLQADNRLLSMAMQELRRREQESATDEPIQEVGLEEISVHELESAFARGGAFHPSAPLERAAQGLPTSRLGGRDAAHQAPPLPGALESLLRSAHRGRGKAALLAGGLGRGPQHLLDRLAQATARRSETTSYLLVIGDDDRLRPFGALSEMLLACLAGPPAAGAPERRRIAIDTLRDLGVSRAATETLQRLWQLGQGTDSGWETRRAHLVEILTAFIGHQAAGGTFVWLIDHIEALDLPSLDVLRDLVASIGAWPVLLIMGTASEDTMRSHFNAGPPENLEAVRVRGPGPLSPEELSQANPAADALMSVLALAERPLPAADLPGITAMPARDIEQAAASLLELGALRQPLPDHYHLAVPNWLTWRLGEQGSRDIDRRAAALARYLCQRVAPGEQGGITPTLIRLYAFAQDRRALLALAARFGDWLQRHAWQRTALGYYRHLAGLLGAHALGVPQTRVDLLLQAAELALELAMIEECRDILNPLSALTEATRYESGFARSQLLLGQLAMQQDDLDEARGHFNRAWRTACGLEHPELIARASLAMAGWYERFGDPAAALERVESAVNLYARWDAGRTEPRARAALLQRSAQMWGERGMNRRALAPLQDLDELARAHTLPAIRCRALIARGRLAGFQGQIDSARELLDQALSFAAAHGLQALVIEIRRIRISVELHAGDYALAMHWADEAARLAGRHDDRYSEQRAHDLRALAMCYLGQEPDEAVTLLRQSLRRATERGVPKDVYRGHDFLAQALSALGRDAEAAHHQHHALDLARSVRPARAL; this comes from the coding sequence ATGGGACGCACCCAGCGCCTGGCTCAACCCGAAGCCTTTGCCAAATATCAGCTCGTCGCTCGCCTGGCCCACGGCCATATGGGCGACGTCTACAAAGCAAAAAGCCTTGGTGTCGAAGGCTTCGAGAAGATCTTGTGCGTCAAGGTCATTCACCCCGGCTTTGCCGCGGCCCCGGACTTTGTCAACATCCTCATCGAGGAGGCCAAGCGCGCCGTTGCGCTCAGCCACGCCAACATCGCCCAGGTCCTGGACCTCGGCCGCGAAGAGCAGCGCCAGCAGTTCTACGTGGCCGTCGAGTACATCAACGGCATGGACCTGGCCCGCGCGCTCAAGCTCTCGCGCGCCAGCGGGCAGCGCTGGTCCCAGGAGATGTCGGTCTTCATCGCCAGCGAGGTCGCCAAGGGGCTCGACTACGCGCACCGACGCAAAGACTTCAACTTCAACAACCTCAACATCCTCCACCGCTCGCTGCGCCCCGAAAACGTGATGCTCTCCTACGATGGCGAGGTCAAAATCACCGACTTCGGCCTCTCCCGAGCCATGGCGTTGATCGAGCCCATCGACGATCACGACGTCCTCAAGCGCGTGCTCTACGCCTCGCCAGAGGTAATGCGCGGCGAGCCCCACACCCGCCAGAGCGACATCTTCGGACTGGGGTTGATGCTCTACGAGATGCTCGCCGGGGCCCACCCCTACGCCCACCCGGACATCGAGGAGGTCCGGCGCCGGGCCAGGGCCGCTCAGATTCCTGCGGTCTCGGAGAGCCTTGAGCTCCCGCGCCCTCTCCAGCAGATCCTGGAGTCGATGCTCGTGCCCGATCCGAGCGGTCGCGCCCAGAGCGCCGGTCAACTCTACGAGGAGCTGATCGGCTACCTCTTTGGCAACAACCTTCAGGCCGACAACCGCCTGCTCTCCATGGCCATGCAGGAGCTGCGGCGTCGGGAGCAGGAAAGCGCCACGGACGAACCCATCCAGGAAGTGGGCCTCGAAGAGATCAGTGTTCATGAGCTGGAGTCGGCCTTTGCCCGCGGGGGGGCCTTCCACCCGAGCGCGCCCCTGGAGCGAGCCGCCCAGGGGCTGCCGACCAGCCGCCTCGGCGGGCGCGACGCAGCTCACCAGGCCCCGCCGCTGCCCGGCGCGCTGGAGTCGCTGCTGCGTTCCGCGCACCGCGGCCGCGGCAAAGCCGCGCTCCTGGCCGGCGGCCTGGGCCGCGGCCCCCAGCACCTGCTCGACCGTCTGGCCCAGGCCACGGCCCGGCGCTCCGAGACCACGTCGTACCTGCTCGTGATCGGCGACGACGACCGCCTGCGCCCCTTCGGCGCGCTCAGCGAGATGCTTCTGGCGTGTTTGGCCGGCCCCCCCGCGGCCGGAGCCCCCGAGCGCCGCCGGATCGCCATCGACACCCTACGCGACCTGGGCGTCTCCCGGGCCGCCACTGAAACCCTCCAGCGCCTCTGGCAGCTTGGCCAGGGCACCGACTCCGGCTGGGAAACCCGGCGCGCCCACCTGGTCGAGATTCTCACGGCCTTCATCGGGCACCAGGCCGCCGGCGGCACCTTCGTCTGGCTCATCGACCACATCGAAGCCCTCGATCTCCCCTCGCTCGACGTGCTCCGCGACCTGGTTGCCTCCATCGGCGCCTGGCCCGTGCTGCTGATCATGGGCACGGCCTCCGAAGACACGATGCGCTCGCACTTCAACGCCGGCCCCCCCGAGAATTTGGAGGCGGTCCGGGTGCGCGGGCCCGGCCCCCTCTCCCCCGAAGAACTCAGCCAGGCGAACCCGGCGGCCGATGCCCTGATGAGCGTTCTGGCGCTGGCCGAGCGCCCGCTGCCCGCCGCGGATCTGCCGGGCATCACCGCAATGCCGGCCCGGGACATCGAGCAGGCCGCGGCCTCGCTCCTGGAGCTCGGTGCGCTGCGCCAGCCCCTGCCCGATCACTACCACCTGGCCGTCCCCAACTGGCTGACCTGGCGTCTTGGCGAGCAGGGCTCCCGCGACATCGACCGCCGGGCCGCCGCCCTGGCCCGCTACCTCTGCCAGCGCGTCGCCCCTGGCGAGCAGGGCGGGATCACCCCCACGCTGATCCGCCTCTACGCCTTTGCTCAGGACCGCCGCGCCCTCCTGGCGTTGGCCGCCCGGTTTGGCGACTGGCTCCAGCGACACGCCTGGCAGCGCACGGCCCTGGGCTACTACCGCCACCTGGCCGGCCTGCTGGGAGCCCACGCCCTGGGCGTGCCCCAGACCCGCGTGGATCTGCTCCTGCAGGCCGCCGAGCTCGCTCTGGAGCTCGCCATGATCGAGGAGTGCCGCGACATCCTCAATCCCCTCAGCGCGCTGACCGAGGCCACGCGCTACGAGAGCGGCTTTGCCCGCAGCCAGCTCCTGCTGGGCCAGCTCGCCATGCAGCAGGACGACCTCGACGAGGCTCGCGGCCACTTCAACCGCGCCTGGCGCACCGCCTGCGGTCTGGAACACCCCGAGCTCATCGCCCGCGCGTCGCTTGCGATGGCCGGATGGTACGAGCGCTTCGGCGACCCGGCCGCGGCGCTGGAGCGCGTGGAGAGCGCGGTAAACCTCTACGCCCGCTGGGACGCCGGACGCACCGAGCCCCGCGCCCGCGCCGCCCTCCTCCAGCGCAGCGCCCAGATGTGGGGCGAACGCGGCATGAACCGCCGGGCCCTGGCACCGCTCCAGGACCTCGATGAGCTGGCCCGCGCCCACACCCTGCCCGCGATCCGGTGCCGGGCGCTGATCGCCCGGGGGCGCCTGGCCGGCTTTCAGGGGCAGATCGACTCGGCGCGCGAGCTCCTGGATCAGGCCCTCTCCTTCGCCGCCGCCCACGGCCTGCAGGCGCTCGTCATCGAGATTCGACGCATTCGTATCTCGGTGGAACTCCACGCCGGAGACTACGCGCTGGCCATGCACTGGGCCGATGAAGCGGCCCGCCTGGCCGGTCGCCATGACGATCGCTACAGCGAGCAGCGCGCCCACGACCTGCGCGCCCTGGCCATGTGCTACCTGGGCCAGGAGCCCGACGAGGCCGTGACCCTGCTGCGCCAGAGCCTGCGACGCGCCACCGAGCGCGGGGTCCCCAAAGACGTCTACCGCGGCCACGATTTTCTGGCGCAGGCACTCAGCGCGCTGGGCCGCGACGCCGAAGCCGCCCACCATCAGCACCACGCCCTCGACCTGGCCCGCTCCGTTCGCCCGGCACGGGCCCTCTAA
- a CDS encoding class I SAM-dependent methyltransferase, with protein sequence MGRKDNQSYYDEFAAWYERERHDGYHRLIDDLEVDLVSRYGRGKDCLEVGCGTGLILERVSRVARRAAGIDLSPGMLEQARARGLEVSEGCATELPFEDASFDVVYSFKVLAHVEDIRKAVAEAARVVRPGGVLLLEFYNPKSIRYLAKNLGGPQKISEETRESAVYTRWDDPETIAGYLPEDVELMEWAGVRVFTPAAFLHKVPVVGSTLRKLEFVARDSPLSRFGGFLVAVARRKADAEADISFRNAEAIG encoded by the coding sequence ATGGGCCGCAAAGATAACCAGAGTTACTACGACGAGTTCGCCGCCTGGTACGAGCGCGAGCGCCACGACGGTTACCACCGTCTCATCGACGACCTGGAGGTTGACCTGGTCAGCCGCTACGGCCGGGGCAAAGATTGCCTGGAGGTCGGCTGTGGCACCGGGTTGATTCTGGAGCGCGTCTCCCGCGTGGCCCGTCGGGCGGCCGGAATCGATCTGAGCCCCGGGATGCTGGAGCAGGCCCGGGCCCGCGGGCTGGAAGTGTCCGAAGGCTGCGCCACCGAACTCCCCTTCGAAGACGCCTCTTTCGATGTCGTCTACAGCTTTAAGGTGCTGGCGCACGTCGAAGATATTCGCAAGGCCGTGGCCGAGGCCGCTCGGGTGGTGCGCCCCGGCGGCGTGCTCCTGCTGGAGTTCTATAACCCCAAGAGCATCCGCTACCTGGCCAAGAATCTGGGCGGCCCGCAGAAAATCTCCGAAGAGACCCGGGAGTCGGCGGTCTACACCCGCTGGGATGACCCGGAGACGATCGCCGGTTACCTGCCCGAAGATGTCGAGTTGATGGAGTGGGCCGGGGTGCGTGTGTTTACCCCGGCGGCCTTCCTGCACAAGGTGCCGGTGGTGGGCTCCACGTTGCGCAAACTCGAATTTGTAGCGCGCGACAGTCCGCTGAGCCGCTTTGGTGGCTTCCTGGTGGCCGTGGCCCGTCGCAAGGCCGACGCCGAAGCCGACATTTCCTTTCGCAACGCCGAGGCAATCGGCTAA
- a CDS encoding AAA family ATPase, which yields MKTLYKEPLFGSDGLLRMERFAHDSTELFASLLAHLERLGRRMFLPLDLLIVLIEAGQQELAQAVVEGAEGALALPEVLPRLRVLAGELDEDADGQACFDQACFSRGFTRILEEAWELALGRGATTICTADLARCVSWRAEVVESASIRWAIRRLGEGHGDELFDERGLLRLEFFDDASRGILEGAMKIAASHGTSFLGTPHLVAVLCSVRESVLWRSAHARGMEPSRLRQELLRLIGSKPEELPVFLIGRKTLTPRMIRMLQYARQQGSERVSEHDLVTAFLTDGGSSLELVQALGLEEEIRSALGEPRVLAGVAPVEAAVRLAARRHASPTLDTLGRDLTQAASEGRLPEIVGRERELERVFHVLMRREQRNPLLTGEAGVGKTALATALAQAIAEGKAPRRLRGCRVVEINGASLMSGTSYRGDLEARITSLLEEASRDVILFIDEAHAVFAPRSGSNAPAEVPNHFKSALANGSIAVVGATTEAEYHRWFEQDPALKRRFERVEVGEPDAALVRAILEALVPTLEADYDVVVSPAAVEAAIELSTRYIPEQRLPDKAKKILMDAAISLATRRSEAAELTPEVGRAEVAEQIHVKTGVPTERLLCGERPWWVGLEERLGEAIVGQEGAVAQIARALVGSRLKHAHQRRPLATLAFVGPAGVGKSTAARALAREMVADERAFIRIDLGDFQEPHSLSRLIGSPPGYVGYEDADVLVTPLRRRPSSVVLLDDFDKAHPRIQERLLRVIAEGELVDTRGRSADVTQAIFVLSVCVSPVAARPIGFSQRSPGALTGIDAELAARIVHRVDAVAHFLELSGDGATGARRLLAHLLKRFCAHAASEYQLEVALDEDLRQILERRVSSLGSARAIEEAVDEVVYRPLTELLLRGASGRQVTLCWDAEQGRAVVR from the coding sequence ATGAAGACCCTCTATAAAGAGCCGCTCTTTGGCAGCGATGGGCTGCTGCGCATGGAGCGCTTCGCTCACGATAGCACGGAGCTCTTCGCGAGCCTGCTCGCTCATCTGGAGCGCCTGGGCCGGCGGATGTTTCTGCCGCTCGATCTGCTCATCGTCCTCATTGAGGCCGGGCAGCAGGAGCTGGCCCAGGCCGTAGTCGAGGGCGCCGAGGGCGCGCTTGCTCTCCCGGAGGTGTTGCCGCGCCTCAGGGTGCTCGCCGGGGAGTTGGATGAAGACGCCGACGGACAGGCCTGCTTTGATCAGGCCTGTTTTTCGCGCGGCTTTACCCGAATCCTGGAAGAAGCCTGGGAACTCGCCCTGGGGCGCGGGGCGACCACGATCTGCACCGCCGATCTGGCGCGCTGCGTAAGCTGGCGGGCCGAGGTGGTGGAGTCGGCGTCCATCCGGTGGGCGATCCGGAGGCTCGGCGAAGGCCACGGTGACGAGCTCTTTGATGAGCGCGGCCTTCTTCGCCTGGAATTCTTCGATGACGCCAGCCGGGGCATTCTCGAAGGGGCGATGAAGATCGCCGCCTCGCATGGAACGTCTTTTCTGGGGACCCCTCATCTGGTGGCCGTGCTCTGCTCGGTGCGTGAGTCCGTGCTCTGGCGTTCGGCTCACGCCCGGGGCATGGAGCCCTCGCGACTTCGCCAGGAGTTGTTGCGGTTGATCGGGAGTAAGCCCGAGGAGCTTCCGGTCTTCCTGATCGGTCGCAAAACCCTGACCCCGCGCATGATTCGGATGCTGCAGTACGCCCGTCAGCAGGGCAGCGAGCGCGTCAGCGAACACGATCTGGTGACGGCGTTTCTCACCGATGGCGGCTCCTCCCTGGAGCTGGTGCAGGCGCTGGGGCTGGAAGAGGAGATCCGCAGCGCGTTGGGGGAGCCGCGGGTGCTCGCCGGGGTGGCGCCGGTGGAAGCCGCGGTGCGCCTGGCCGCCCGACGGCACGCTTCGCCGACGCTCGATACCCTGGGCCGCGATCTGACGCAGGCCGCCAGCGAAGGGCGTCTGCCCGAAATCGTAGGGCGCGAGCGGGAGCTGGAGCGGGTGTTTCATGTGCTGATGCGGCGAGAGCAGCGCAACCCGCTTTTGACCGGCGAGGCCGGGGTCGGAAAAACCGCCCTGGCCACCGCACTTGCGCAGGCAATCGCCGAGGGCAAGGCCCCGCGCAGGCTCCGGGGCTGCCGTGTGGTCGAGATCAATGGTGCCAGCCTGATGAGCGGCACCAGTTACCGCGGCGATCTGGAGGCGCGCATCACAAGTTTGCTGGAGGAGGCCAGCCGGGATGTGATCCTCTTCATCGACGAGGCACACGCCGTCTTTGCTCCGCGCTCCGGGAGTAACGCCCCGGCAGAAGTTCCCAATCACTTTAAGAGCGCGCTGGCCAACGGCTCGATCGCCGTGGTCGGGGCGACCACCGAGGCGGAGTACCATCGCTGGTTTGAGCAGGACCCGGCACTCAAGCGGCGTTTTGAGCGCGTGGAGGTCGGGGAGCCCGATGCGGCGCTGGTGCGTGCGATTCTCGAGGCGCTGGTACCAACGCTTGAGGCAGACTACGACGTCGTCGTATCGCCCGCGGCGGTGGAGGCCGCCATCGAACTCTCGACGCGCTACATCCCCGAGCAGCGTCTGCCGGATAAGGCCAAGAAAATCTTGATGGACGCGGCGATCTCGTTGGCCACGCGTAGAAGCGAGGCTGCGGAGCTCACGCCGGAGGTCGGGCGTGCGGAGGTGGCCGAGCAGATCCACGTGAAAACCGGCGTGCCTACCGAGCGTCTCCTCTGTGGTGAGCGCCCCTGGTGGGTGGGTCTGGAGGAGCGGCTGGGCGAAGCAATTGTAGGCCAGGAGGGCGCGGTCGCGCAGATCGCGCGCGCGCTGGTTGGGAGCCGGCTAAAACACGCCCATCAGCGCCGTCCCCTGGCCACGCTGGCCTTTGTGGGCCCTGCGGGTGTCGGTAAATCGACGGCCGCCCGCGCCCTGGCACGGGAGATGGTCGCCGACGAGCGGGCGTTTATTCGTATCGATCTGGGAGACTTTCAGGAGCCTCATTCGCTGAGTCGGCTGATCGGCTCACCGCCGGGCTATGTGGGCTACGAAGACGCCGACGTCCTCGTTACGCCTCTGCGCCGACGTCCCAGCAGCGTGGTGCTCCTCGATGATTTTGATAAGGCCCACCCGCGCATCCAGGAGCGCCTGCTCCGCGTGATCGCTGAGGGCGAACTGGTCGATACGCGGGGGCGTAGTGCCGATGTCACCCAGGCGATCTTTGTGCTGAGCGTGTGCGTCAGTCCGGTCGCCGCCCGGCCGATTGGCTTTTCTCAGCGCTCCCCAGGGGCCCTGACCGGCATCGACGCGGAGCTCGCTGCGCGGATCGTCCATCGGGTCGATGCCGTCGCTCACTTTCTGGAGCTGTCGGGAGATGGAGCCACCGGGGCCCGGCGTTTACTCGCGCATCTGCTCAAACGCTTTTGTGCGCACGCCGCCAGCGAGTATCAGCTGGAGGTGGCGCTTGACGAGGACCTTCGCCAGATCCTGGAGCGTCGGGTGAGCTCGCTGGGAAGCGCCCGCGCCATCGAAGAGGCGGTGGATGAGGTGGTGTACCGGCCGCTCACCGAGCTTTTGCTACGAGGAGCCTCGGGCAGGCAGGTGACCCTGTGCTGGGACGCGGAGCAGGGCCGAGCGGTGGTGCGTTAG